A portion of the Salminus brasiliensis chromosome 9, fSalBra1.hap2, whole genome shotgun sequence genome contains these proteins:
- the LOC140561640 gene encoding uncharacterized protein, with protein sequence MPRPLPFLGVQLRPVVLWAAGVSAVTAYFLFSRWRRVLDQQRTTVDAATRTDACDGMDHLEQEVLPSFCVLIPEQSRREVDRGNRTFSSTYSKWSSDYRKLVEVKLQHKAIYNGLESEHWWLLINDFYHVRSLELPPQHFATTRAVAYIRCTGPFIVEAKIYLRAETTESSVQDVFLKTMVAITSKGVSVDEDGRWRCHDSSDSQTLEAPFVMSGRPRGPPPGF encoded by the exons ATGCCTCGTCCTCTGCCTTTCCTCGGGGTTCAGCTGCGGCCAGTGGTCCTCTGGGCTGCTGGCGTTTCAGCTGTAACCGCGTATTTTCTCTTTTCTAGGTGGCGGCGGGTCCTGGACCAGCAGCGGACGACGGTGGATGCTGCGACCCGGACCGACGCCTGCGATG GAATGGATCATCTGGAGCAGGAGGTTCTTCCATCCTTCTGTGTCCTCATCCCAGAG CAGTCCCGCAGAGAGGTGGACAGAGGCAACAGGACGTTTTCTTCCACCTACTCAAAGTGGTCATCGGACTACAGAAAG CTGGTGGAGGTGAAGCTCCAGCACAAGGCCATCTACAACGGTCTGGAGTCGGAGCACTGGTGGCTGCTCATCAACGACTTCTACCACGTGCGCTCACTGGAG CTTCCTCCCCAGCATTTCGCCACCACCCGTGCAGTGGCCTACATCAGG TGCACCGGGCCGTTCATCGTGGAGGCGAAGATCTACCTGCGCGCCGAAACAACAGAGTCGTCAGTGCAGGATGTTTTCCTG AAAACCATGGTGGCCATCACGTCGAAGGGGGTCTCCGTTGATGAGGATGGCCGTTGGCGGTGCCACGACTCCAGCGACAGCCAGACCCTCGAGGCACCTTTCGTGATGTCCGGCAGGCCAAGAGGACCACCCCCTGGattctga